Proteins encoded by one window of Bactrocera oleae isolate idBacOlea1 chromosome 4, idBacOlea1, whole genome shotgun sequence:
- the Nup50 gene encoding nuclear pore complex protein Nup50, producing the protein MAGKRQATSNLNHENWDQEDEPEERGTFRKASEDELKNRVIKKARRKVVTGNSGVDATDDGAPKSVFSGFAGFGKSSNATPSGSPFSFLSKVSASSADVSSTATTKPSFSFGTAVKTNPITEKEDKTSTGNGKVVKENAKESKGISTSYQSKIKCLNEAVTEWIKTHVEKNPLCILTPIFKDYDKYIKEIEEEEQKTEELKASTDITSVKKASSDAPTETSTLGNFKFSAFSKPCTSTTSTSGTSALFSFSSTPASSAVAPTSSSSIFTSVSKPAETAKPSTFSFGIKPAENKNNATDGQTSSSSKGFSFGLKTDNKPSTSTSPPFTFGKPATNGDSSEKKTPSFSFTPGSTPFSFGNIKPPADPTPSTSTDANGADDEEDQPPKVEFKQVVEEDAVYSKKCKVFVKKDGAFTDRGVGTLYLKPVKDSEKTQLLVRADTNLGNILVNLILSAGIPTQRMGKNNVMMVCLPTPDVEKATSMLLRVKTAEEADELLAELEKHKK; encoded by the exons atgGCTGGAAAAAGACAGGCAACATCTAACTTAAATCATGAAAATTGGGACCAGGAAGATGAACCTGAAGAGCGCGGAACGTTTCGCAAAGCTTCGGAAGATGAATTAAAAAATCGCGTTATTAAGAAGGCGCGTAGGAAGGTCGTTACCGGCAACAGCGGTGTAGACGCTACCGATGACGGAGCGCCAAAAAGCGTTTTTAGTGGTTTCGCTG GTTTTGGCAAGTCTTCGAATGCTACTCCATCAGGATCTCCTTTCTCATTTTTGTCGAAAGTCTCTGCGTCATCTGCTGATGTTTCTAGCACAGCCACAACAAAGCCATCATTTTCGTTTGGTACAGCTGTTAAAACGAATCCAATTACTGAAAAAGAAGACAAAACTTCTACCGGAAATGGTAAAGTAGTTAAAGAAAATGCTAAGGAGAGCAAGGGTATATCTACTAGCTATCAAAGCAAAATCAAATGCTTAAACGAGGCTGTAACCGAATGGATAAAAACTCACGTAGAAAAAAATCCACTTTGTATTCTTACACCGATTTTCAAAGACTATGATAAATATATCAAGGAAATAGAAGAAGAAGAGCAAAAGACGGAGGAATTGAAAGCCAGTACTGACATCACAAGTGTTAAAAAGGCTTCATCAGATGCACCTACAGAGACATCAACACTtggcaattttaaattttccgcATTCTCTAAACCTTGTACAAGCACTACTTCGACCAGTGGTACGAGTGCTTTGTTTTCGTTTAGTTCAACACCAGCATCATCCGCAGTTGCTCCTACAAGTTCTTCGAGCATTTTTACTAGCGTATCTAAACCAGCAGAAACAGCCAAACCGAGCACATTTAGTTTCGGAATAAAACCtgcagaaaacaaaaataatgcaaCAGACGGTCAAACTTCGTCTTCCTCTAAGGGATTTAGCTTTGGTCTTAAAACAGATAACAAACCATCAACTTCAACATCACCACCATTTACATTCGGCAAGCCGGCAACCAACGGTGATTCGAGCGAAAAGAAAACGCCCTCATTTAGTTTTACTCCTGGCTCTACCCCATTCAGTTTCGGTAATATAAAACCACCTGCTGACCCAACTCCTTCAACCTCTACCGATGCTAATGGGGCGGATGACGAAGAAGATCAACCACCAAAAGTGGAATTTAAACAG GTAGTGGAGGAAGATGCGGTGTATTCCAAGAAATGCAAAGTTTTCGTTAAAAAAGACGGAGCGTTTACCGATCGTGGTGTGGGCACATTATACTTGAAACCAGTAAAAGACTCTGAAAAGACACAACTACTTGTTCGCGCCGATACAAATCTAGGAAACATTCTTGTGAACTTAATATTAAGCGCCGGCATACCTACTCAACGGATGGGTAAAAACAACGTGATGATGGTATGTCTTCCTACGCCAGATGTCGAGAAGGCAACATCGATGCTGCTACGCGTTAAAACTGCAGAAGAGGCTGACGAGCTGCTGGCAGAACTAGAGAAGCACAAGAAATGa